The Metasolibacillus fluoroglycofenilyticus region ACTGTTGCACCAACAAATTGATTATCAGGATTTTGAAATACCATACCCATTTTTGAACGTACATCCCACAGGTTTTCCTCTGTTAAAGCATTAAGTAAAACGCGTACTTCCCCTTCAGCAGGAAATAGTAAGCCATTCATTAGCTTCGCTATTGTCGATTTGCCTGAGCCATTATGGCCCACAATGGCAATCCACTCACCTTGCTGCACGGTAAATGAAATATTTTGCACAGCTTTGCGCGCTGTTTCATCCTCAGGTGTATAGGAGAATGTCACATTGTGAAAAGATAAAATTTCTGTCATGGCTCTGCTACCCCTCTCTTTCTCCACTCCACTATTAAAATTACACTGTTTGCAAAAATTATGCTACCTTTCCCACATATATAAAAATAAAGCACGTTAACAAGCAGGAAATGCCTAAACGTACTTTATGTTTATGTATGTGCATATGGTAAAGTTGGTGATGTAAACCAATATCCCATACAATAAAAAAGCGCGCACCTCATTCAGAGAAATGCGCTTATCACTACATTAAGGAGAATACGGCTGCTCATTTCCGTACTCTGAATGAATGAGGTGCGGAGAGCTAGACGAGACGCCAACAACATAGTGTTCCGCTCATCATAACGCTCAGCTTAATTATTTGTCGTATAAATCATTTTAATTACACACAAATATGTAATTAATTATTTACAGAAAGGGAGTGCCAGCGTTCATAGGTGAACTAGGCATCCCCTCTAAAACAACTGTGTTATTGGCTGAATCGCTGAATTAAATTAAACTAATTCAATTACAACTACAGGTGCGCCGTCTCCACGACGAGGACCTACTTTTAGGATACGAGTGTAACCACCTTGACGCTCTGCGTAGCGTGGTGCAACATCATCGAACAATTTTTGTAGTGCGAATGAAGTCGTTTCGTTACCTTCTTCGTCAGTTGCCGTTACTAGCTCACGACGGATAAATGCAGCCGCTTGACGACGAGCATGTAAATCACCGCGCTTACCTAAAGTAATCATTTTTTCAACAGCTTTACGAACTTCCTTCGCGCGAGCTTCAGTAGTTTCGATGCGCTCGTTGATGATTAAGTCAGTAGCTAAGTCACGTAACATCGCTTTACGTTGAGAACTTGTACGACCAAGTTTTCTGTAACCCATGGATGTTTCCCTCCTTTAAAAAATATCTGATCTTGCTGTATATTTCAAATTCGCTTAGTCTTCTTTACGTAATCCTAAACCAAGCTCTTCTAACTTCGCTTTAACCTCTTCTAAAGACTTGCGACCAAGGTTGCGCACTTTCATCATATCGTCTTCTGATTTATTCGCTAATTCAAGCACCGTATTGATGCCTGCACGCTTTAAACAGTTGTAAGAACGAACAGAAAGATCTAGTTCTTCGATAGTCATCTCTAAAACTTTCTCTTTTTGGTCTTCTTCTTTTTCGACCATGATTTCAGCAGTTTGCGCTTCATTCGTCATGCCTACGAAAATGTTTAAATGCTCTGTTAAAATTTTCGCTCCAAGTGAAATCGCCTCTTTTGGACCGATGCTTCCATCTGTCCATACATCAAGTGATAACTTATCGTAATCAGAGTTTTGCCCAACACGAGTGTTTTCCACTTGGAAATTGACGCGTGAAACTGGAGTGTAAATAGAGTCGATCGGGATCACGCCGATAGGAAGATCCTCACGTTTGTTTTGATCAGCAGGAGTGTAGCCACGACCACGTTGCGCATACATACGCATACGTAAATGACCGTTTTTAGCGATTGTTGCAATATATAGATCTGGATTTAAAATTTCAACGTCACTGTCATGTGTGATGTCAGCAGCAGTTACTGTGCCATCACCTTTTACATCAATCTCAATGACTTTTTCTTCGTCAGAGTAGATTTTTAAAGCTAACTTTTTCACGTTTAAGATAATTGAAGCAACATCTTCTACAACGCCTTCTACAGTAGAGAATTCGTGTAATACGCCGTCAATTTGTATTGACGTTACAGCAGCTCCTGGTAATGAAGACAGAAGGATACGACGTAAAGAATTTCCCAAAGTGTTTCCATATCCGCGTTCTAGCGGTTCTACAACAAACTTGCCATATTTGACATCTTCGCTGATCTCCACTGTCTCAATCTTTGGTTTTTCAATTTCGATCATTCAATTTACCCTCCTTCAAAACATCAATGTATAGGTTCATACCATCATAGTTGTTATTCTTGATTGACTTTACTAATAAGTTGCACAAGACATTTGCACAAAGAAATGATGTACTTAAAGAACTACGCTCTTTAAGCTGCACCCATTACACGCGACGACGTTTTGGCGGACGGCAACCGTTATGTGGAACTGGAGTAACGTCTTTAATAGCAGTTACTTCTAAACCAGCAGCTTGAAGTGCACGAATTGCAGCTTCACGACCTGCACCAGGACCTTTAACAGTTACTTCCAACGTTTTCAGACCATGTTCAAGGGATGCTTTTGCAGCTGTTTCTGCAGCCATTTGCGCAGCAAATGGAGTAGATTTACGTGAACCACGGAAACCAAGAGCACCAGCACTTGACCATGATACAGCGTTACCTTGCATATCTGTAATCGTTACGATTGTATTGTTGAATGTAGAACGGATGTGTGCAATACCAGATTCGATATTCTTTTTCACACGACGTTTACGAGTTTGTTGTTTACGAGCCATGTTAAGAAGGAACCTCCTTTACTTAATTATTTTTTCTTATTCGCTACAGTTTTACGAGGACCTTTACGCGTACGTGCGTTGTTCTTCGTATTTTGACCACGAACAGGTAGACCACGACGGTGACGGATACCACGGTTACAACCGATTTCCATCAGACGTTTAATATTAAGTGAAACTTCACGACGTAAGTCACCTTCCACTTTAAGTGAGTCTAATTGTTCACGGATTAGGTTTAATTGATCTTCAGTTAAGTCGCGAACGCGGATATTTTCGTCAATACCTGCAGCTGCTAATACTTTTTGTGAAGTTGTTTTACCAATACCGAAAATGTAAGTTAATGAAATTACAACGCGTTTGTCGCGAGGAATATCAACACCAGCAATACGTGCCATTTACGTGTGCACCTCCTTATTTATTATCCTTGTTTTTGTTTGTGTTTAGGATTTTCACAGATTACCATTACTTTACCGCGTCGGCGAATTACTTTACACTTTTCGCAGATCGGTTTCACAGATGGTCTCACTTTCATCTAACCTAACCTCCTTAATAGTCCGGAGTGCAAAAGATTATTTAAAACGGTATGTGATACGACCGCGAGTTAAATCATATGGAGATAACTCAATAGTAACCTTATCTCCTGGTAGAATGCGGATAAAGTGCATACGAATCTTTCCAGAAACATGCGCAAGC contains the following coding sequences:
- the rplQ gene encoding 50S ribosomal protein L17, whose amino-acid sequence is MGYRKLGRTSSQRKAMLRDLATDLIINERIETTEARAKEVRKAVEKMITLGKRGDLHARRQAAAFIRRELVTATDEEGNETTSFALQKLFDDVAPRYAERQGGYTRILKVGPRRGDGAPVVVIELV
- a CDS encoding DNA-directed RNA polymerase subunit alpha encodes the protein MIEIEKPKIETVEISEDVKYGKFVVEPLERGYGNTLGNSLRRILLSSLPGAAVTSIQIDGVLHEFSTVEGVVEDVASIILNVKKLALKIYSDEEKVIEIDVKGDGTVTAADITHDSDVEILNPDLYIATIAKNGHLRMRMYAQRGRGYTPADQNKREDLPIGVIPIDSIYTPVSRVNFQVENTRVGQNSDYDKLSLDVWTDGSIGPKEAISLGAKILTEHLNIFVGMTNEAQTAEIMVEKEEDQKEKVLEMTIEELDLSVRSYNCLKRAGINTVLELANKSEDDMMKVRNLGRKSLEEVKAKLEELGLGLRKED
- the rpsK gene encoding 30S ribosomal protein S11, giving the protein MARKQQTRKRRVKKNIESGIAHIRSTFNNTIVTITDMQGNAVSWSSAGALGFRGSRKSTPFAAQMAAETAAKASLEHGLKTLEVTVKGPGAGREAAIRALQAAGLEVTAIKDVTPVPHNGCRPPKRRRV
- the rpsM gene encoding 30S ribosomal protein S13, with the protein product MARIAGVDIPRDKRVVISLTYIFGIGKTTSQKVLAAAGIDENIRVRDLTEDQLNLIREQLDSLKVEGDLRREVSLNIKRLMEIGCNRGIRHRRGLPVRGQNTKNNARTRKGPRKTVANKKK
- the rpmJ gene encoding 50S ribosomal protein L36 — encoded protein: MKVRPSVKPICEKCKVIRRRGKVMVICENPKHKQKQG
- the infA gene encoding translation initiation factor IF-1 → MAKDDVIEVEGTVVETLPNAMFKVELENGHVVLAHVSGKIRMHFIRILPGDKVTIELSPYDLTRGRITYRFK